A genomic region of Arachis stenosperma cultivar V10309 chromosome 9, arast.V10309.gnm1.PFL2, whole genome shotgun sequence contains the following coding sequences:
- the LOC130948988 gene encoding disease resistance protein RPP2B-like, which translates to MRILKHPIVPTGLVGIEEIRKIVKVNMKQHRVIGIWGMRGIGKTTIAKMLFAKSFPHYDHVCYAENAKEYTPQKLLSELLRERITTDATGFVNSMSSLSNKKVLIILDNVKDSDQPLLEAVCQGYKSHSRESKLIITTTHKHLLEKRVDWTFEVKQWDDSKSIELLSLKAFEESIPPKPYEILVNKVVKYAGGIPLALNLLGSYLRSKSIQFWESTLEKLQKHPIKRIQAAFTESYDELDELDKEIFLDIAFFFHGEKKDLVTSILKACEFSPIRGIEILQDKAMITTIPYKETIEMHGLLREMAYEIVHEENSKDPRKRSRLKDTEDICVVLKENKKSLDAIEGIILDLSQIKDLRLSPDTFKRMNNLRFLKLYIPSGQSSGNMILPTDLEPFSDKLRYFEWHQYPFISLPPSFYAKLLVEIRMPHSHVKKLWEEKQELNNLEGIDLSECKDLEELPDLSGAKRLRWVNLSGCETLPILHSSVFSSNTLVSLILDRCTNLQCVKAERHLNSLQHISVKGCSNLKEFVVSSDLIENLDLSNTKVEKLDESIGQLQNLKCLNLEGSRVKHLPKELSALKLLKELKHSYSGLDIDKHQLQGLFNGLSSLQILHLKDCNHLFEFPDNIDSLSKLRELRLDGSNVTWLPATIKRLQELEILSLKNCRFLETLPELPSSVKEFSADNCISLGSVSALNTLATKMVGKTKRISFNNSLKLSAGDTLHSIMQSIHSTMVSAVSSNVTVRSYATDVHSYNYNSVEVCLPGDTIPEQFAYKTEKSSSITIELPDSPSNFLGFIYSVVLSPPHGMKMQGAKIRCEYNFAGGKNSSWEDITISELNSDIVYIWYDPFLADKILGQYGTSFHLEFSVATDTGEVDESIIIKECGVHIINELELQRFLLELDKKKKDMEEESSAQHLHFHPPHGSQDHSHVQTPPQDKKKERFDEKQSNDIENQISKRKREMNEQSSFDQKIEEKMESAPNENKTSGGKSDKENIIKGKGNEETPTEPDAALPLCIDSVKNNVFQDISNENYYDQPDSMEEAKDLEEKLQEVHHNVHDMTADEPYKEKQGEPMDLETSECQDHTSNVEQTENLGDAKKVQELRKEKTIELAQPINSCIPPHDSYGTLRTTVFLNEKVVSKLIILVGKISGIHYEKRAPKLTVKELRRHSRKVDKKAKVEGNPARATQATNLAMETSDFSRSNIKGKRIEDIHLNKVPAQNASTSIAKTHDKITIPSLDDPQVALELLKHFDASAKRLQITEFVDHHVLYPYDHSITKDLDVSTLCRWLQVQGLRSVSVARYAEMKFEAAKREREEELRVAREENAKFEEALKRMEERVSHVESLEKRIEDLNTEVASWRSKYEETEKSLKETRKKLEDEKDVGAQRESYWKRKESELITEAAKCSFKNCRLQVSKLYPELDLSRLGAFKEIQNGQIVSPSNTEETESEEDTSNFDNGGHDHVRGD; encoded by the exons ATGCGTATACTAAAGCATCCCATAGTGCCAACAGGCCTGGTTGGAATTGAAGAAATCCGTAAGATTGTTAAAGTCAACATGAAGCAACACCGAGTAATTGGAATTTGGGGTATGCGTGGGATAGGGAAGACAACCATCGCTAAAATGTTATTTGCAAAATCCTTTCCTCATTATGACCATGTTTGCTATGCGGAAAATGCAAAAGAGTATACGCCGCAAAAGCTTTTGTCGGAGCTATTGAGGGAACGAATTACCACTGACGCAACAGGGTTTGTCAACAGTATGAGCAGCCTTAGCAATAAGAAAGTTCTCATTATCCTCGACAATGTGAAGGATTCTGATCAACCATTGTTAGAAGCAGTTTGCCAAGGGTACAAGAGCCACAGTCGAGAAAGTAAACTTATTATAACAACAACACATAAGCATTTGCTTGAAAAGAGAGTTGATTGGACATTTGAGGTCAAACAATGGGACGACTCAAAATCTATAGAGCTTCTTAGCCTGAAAGCATTCGAGGAAAGCATCCCTCCAAAGCCTTATGAGATTCTGGTGAATAAGGTTGTTAAGTATGCCGGGGGAATTCCGTTAGCTCTGAACCTTTTGGGTTCATATCTTCGATCCAAAAGCATTCAGTTCTGGGAAAGTACTTTGGAAAAGCTCCAGAAGCATCCTATTAAGCGCATTCAGGCTGCCTTTACGGAGAGCTATGATGAATTGGACGAGTTAGACAAGGAGATATTTCTTGACATTGCATTCTTTTTCCATGGAGAAAAGAAAGATCTTGTCACAAGCATATTAAAAGCATGTGAATTCTCACCAATAAGGGGAATAGAGATCCTTCAAGATAAAGCAATGATTACTACTATTCCATATAAAGAAACAATCGAAATGCATGGCTTGCTAAGAGAAATGGCTTACGAGATCGTACACGAGGAAAACAGTAAAGACCCTAGAAAACGTAGCCGATTGAAGGATACTGAAGACATTTGTGTTGTACTCAAAGAGAACAAG AAATCGCTTGATGCAATTGAAGGCATAATATTAGATTTGTCTCAAATTAAAGACTTGCGTTTGAGTCCTGACACATTTAAAAGGATGAataacttgagatttctaaaATTATACATCCCCTCGGGTCAGAGTTCTGGTAATATGATCCTTCCTACAGACCTTGAACCATTTTCTGATAAACTAAGGTACTTTGAGTGGCATCAGTACCCTTTCATTTCTCTTCCACCAAGTTTTTATGCTAAGTTACTTGTTGAGATTCGCATGCCGCACAGCCATGTCAAGAAACTCTGGGAGGAAAAGCAG GAACTTAATAATTTAGAAGGAATCGACTTAAGTGAATGCAAAGACTTAGAAGAGCTTCCAGATTTGTCTGGGGCTAAAAGACTCAGATGGGTGAATCTCTCCGGTTGTGAGACTTTGCCTATTCTTCATTCATCTGTATTTTCCTCCAACACACTTGTTTCTTTGATACTGGATCGGTGTACGAATTTGCAGTGTGttaaggccgaaaggcattTGAATTCTCTGCAGCACATAAGTGTCAAAGGCTGCTCAAATCTCAAAGAATTTGTGGTATCGTCAGATTTAATTGAAAACTTGGATTTGAGCAACACAAAGGTTGAAAAGCTGGACGAATCAATTGGGCAGCTACAGAACCTCAAATGTCTCAATCTAGAAGGTTCAAGAGTTAAGCATCTTCCAAAGGAGCTATCAGCCTTAAAATTGCTTAAGGAGTTGAAGCATTCATACAGTGGACTAGATATTGACAAGCATCAGCTGCAAGGCCTGTTTAACGGTTTATCATCTCTACAAATACTACATTTGAAGGATTGTAATCACTTGTTTGAATTCCCTGACAACATTGATTCCTTATCGAAATTGCGCGAGTTAAGGCTAGACGGAAGCAATGTGACCTGGTTGCCTGCAACCATCAAGCGCCTTCAAGAGTTGGAAATTTTGTCCCTAAAGAATTGCAGGTTTCTTGAGACACTGCCTGAGCTTCCATCCTCTGTCAAGGAGTTCTCTGCCGATAACTGCATCTCATTGGGGTCTGTATCAGCTCTAAACACTCTGGCAACAAAGATGGTGGGAAAGACGAAACGCATCTCCTTCAATAATAGCTTGAAATTGTCGGCCGGAGACACATTGCATTCGATCATGCAAAGCATTCATTCAACAATGGTGAGTGCTGTATCTAGCAATGTCACGGTAAGAAGCTATGCAACCGATGTCCATAGCTACAACTACAATAGTGTGGAGGTCTGTTTGCCAGGAGACACAATCCCAGAGCAATTTGCATATAAGACGGAGAAATCCTCCTCCATAACAATTGAACTCCCTGACTCTCCTTCCAACTTTCTTGGCTTTATCTATTCAGTGGTTCTTTCACCGCCTCATGGAATGAAGATGCAGGGTGCCAAAATCCGATGCGAATACAACTTTGCAGGAGGCAAGAATTCTTCGTGGGAGGACATAACCATAAGTGAATTGAACTCGGATATTGTATATATATGGTATGATCCATTCCTCGCTGACAAAATTCTTGGACAATATGGGACAAGTTTTCATCTTGAGTTCAGTGTTGCAACTGACACAGGGGAAGTTGATGAGTCAATTATTATTAAAGAGTGTGGTGTCCACATCATAAATGAATTAGAATTGCAGAGATTTTTACTGGAATTagataagaagaaaaaagaCATGGAGGAGGAATCATCAGCGCAGCATTTACACTTTCATCCACCACATGGATCTCAAGATCACAGCCATGTCCAGACTCCACCTCAAgacaagaagaaagaaagatttGATGAGAAGCAGAGCAATGACATCGAAAACCAGATATCAAAGCGAAAAAGAGAAATGAATGAacaatcatcttttgatcagAAAATTG AAGAGAAGATGGAATCCGCTCCCAATGAAAACAAGACTAGTGGTGGAAAAAGTGATAAGGAGAACATA ATCAAAGGCAAAGGAAATGAAGAAACACCAACTGAACCTGATGCTGCATTGCCTCTATGTATTGATTCAGTTAAAAACAATGTGTTCCAGGACATTTCAAATGAAAATTATTATGATCAGCCAGATAGTATGGAAGAGGCCAAAGATTTGGAAGAAAAACTACAAGAAGTTCATCATAACGTCCATGATATGACTGCTGATGAACCATACAAAGAAAAACAAGGGGAACCAATGGATCTTGAAACATCTGAATGTCAAGACCACACTAGCAATGTAGAACAAACAGAAAATCTTGGGGATGCTAAGAAAGTGCAAGAGCTACGCAAAGAGAAAACGATTGAGCTTGCTCAACCCATTAATTCCTGCATACCTCCACACGACA GCTATGGAACACTAAGAACAACTGTTTTCCTCAATGAGAAAGTCGTTTCTAAATTAATAATCTTGGTTGGTAAAATTTCAGGAATACATTATG AGAAGAGGGCTCCTAAGTTGACTGTGAAAGAACTCCGCCGTCACTCAAGGAAGGTAGACAAGAAGGCAAAAGTTGAAGGCAACCCTGCAAGAGCAACTCAAGCTACAAATTTAGCCATGGAAACTTCTGATTTTTCCCGTTCGAATATTAAAGGCAAAAGAATAGAAGATATCCATTTGAACAAGGTTCCAGCTCAAAATGCTTCTACTTCTATTGCAAAAACTCATGATAAAATTACCATTCCCTCCTTGGATGATCCTCAAGTTGCTCTGGAGTTGCTAAAACACTTCGATGCATCAGCGAAACGCCTCCAAATAACAGAGTTTGTGGACCATCATGTTCTATATCCATATGATCATTCCATAACAAAAGACCTTGATGTTTCGACACTCTGTCGTTGGCTTCAAGTTCAAGGTCTTCGTTCAGTGAGCGTTGCGAGATACGCAGAGATGAAGTTCGAAGCGGCCAAAcgggaaagagaggaagaattAAGAGTTGCAAGAGAAGAAAATGCAAAGTTTGAAGAAGCATTGAAAAGAATGGAGGAGAGGGTTTCACATGTTGAATCGTTGGAGAAAAGAATTGAGGATTTGAATACTGAGGTGGCTTCTTGGAGAAGTAAATATGAAGAAACTGAAAAGTCGCTCAAAGAAACCCGAAAGAAACTTGAAGATGAGAAAGATGTAGGAGCTCAGAGAGAATCTTattggaaaagaaaagagagtGAGCTGATTACGGAAGCGGCAAAATGCTCGTTTAAAAATTGCAGGTTGCAGGTTTCTAAATTGTACCCTGAACTTGATTTAAGTAGGCTTGGAGCTTTCAAGGAGATTCAAAATGGGCAGATAGTATCCCCATCTAATACGGAGGAGACTGAAAGTGAAGAAGACACCAGCAACTTTGACAATGGTGGTCATGACCATGTCCGTGGcgactaa